The following coding sequences are from one Betaproteobacteria bacterium window:
- a CDS encoding heavy metal sensor histidine kinase gives MSQTRSRSLTLHLTLWFALASVFVLFLLGLLIGRSVEQHFEEQDIEVLAGKMELAKHVLEKALATPSGETLAKQLDEALTGHHGLVIAVVGPNRQRLDAHVGLVLPTELLSDRLATGGGRPIKWVADDGLPWRGISATLTTRGQAGSSYTVVVATEISHHEHFMGAFRQTLWVFMLLATLAMGLLGWFVVRRGLAPLQTIKRQAAAITANRLHTRLPVDAIPLELGDLANTLNDMLSRLEESFQRLSDFSSDLAHELRTPVSNLLTQTQVTLSRARSADEYRDILASNAEEFERLSRMIADMLFLAKAENNQLIPHPEPLELADEVAELLEFYGVLAEEKEIHLSVIGHGTVSGDRLMLRRAISNLLSNALRYTPVGGTVTVRIETQGDEEVKLTVENTGSCIAAEHLPRLFDRFYRTDSARQRTTEGSGLGLAITRSILIAHGGDVSVRSAEGITRFTLSLPVGGQL, from the coding sequence TTGAGTCAAACACGGAGTCGATCGCTGACGCTTCACTTGACCTTGTGGTTTGCATTGGCGTCGGTATTCGTGCTGTTCCTGCTCGGCTTGTTGATCGGGCGCTCGGTGGAACAACACTTCGAAGAGCAGGACATCGAGGTGCTGGCCGGCAAAATGGAGTTGGCCAAGCATGTTCTTGAGAAAGCGCTGGCCACGCCAAGTGGCGAGACGCTGGCAAAACAGTTGGATGAGGCTTTGACTGGGCATCACGGTTTGGTTATTGCCGTGGTCGGACCTAATCGGCAACGCTTGGATGCCCATGTGGGGCTTGTTCTGCCCACTGAATTGCTCAGCGATCGACTGGCGACCGGTGGTGGACGCCCGATCAAATGGGTCGCCGACGATGGTCTCCCATGGCGAGGCATTTCGGCCACACTGACCACCCGAGGCCAGGCGGGGTCCTCGTACACAGTCGTGGTAGCCACCGAAATATCGCATCACGAGCATTTCATGGGCGCGTTCCGGCAAACCTTGTGGGTTTTCATGCTACTCGCCACGCTGGCCATGGGGCTGCTCGGCTGGTTTGTCGTCCGGCGCGGACTGGCGCCGCTGCAGACGATAAAGCGTCAAGCTGCCGCGATCACCGCCAACCGACTGCACACCCGTCTGCCGGTCGATGCTATTCCCCTTGAACTGGGCGACTTGGCGAACACCTTGAACGACATGCTGTCTCGGCTGGAAGAGTCCTTCCAGCGGCTGTCGGATTTTTCGTCCGACCTTGCCCATGAACTGAGAACACCAGTCAGCAACTTGCTGACCCAAACTCAGGTCACGCTGTCGCGCGCCAGATCGGCCGACGAATATCGGGACATTCTGGCATCCAATGCGGAAGAGTTCGAGCGCCTGTCCCGGATGATCGCCGACATGCTTTTCCTGGCTAAGGCAGAGAATAACCAACTCATCCCGCACCCGGAGCCACTCGAACTGGCCGACGAAGTTGCCGAATTGCTGGAGTTCTATGGGGTGCTGGCCGAGGAAAAGGAAATCCATCTGTCTGTCATTGGTCATGGCACCGTATCCGGCGACCGTCTGATGCTACGTCGGGCGATCAGTAACCTGCTTTCCAATGCGCTGCGCTACACCCCGGTTGGTGGAACGGTAACGGTCCGGATCGAAACGCAGGGCGATGAGGAGGTTAAATTGACAGTGGAAAACACGGGGTCATGTATCGCGGCCGAGCATCTGCCTCGCCTGTTTGATCGTTTCTACCGGACCGACAGTGCCCGCCAACGAACAACCGAAGGCTCAGGCCTAGGATTAGCCATCACGCGCTCCATCTTGATCGCTCATGGTGGTGATGTCAGCGTGAGGTCGGCAGAAGGCATCACGCGATTCACACTGTCCTTGCCAGTTGGTGGGCAACTGTAA
- a CDS encoding heavy metal response regulator transcription factor — MKILVVEDEPKTGIYLKQGLVEAGFVVDLVANGLDGLHLALTEAHDLAILDVMLPGIDGWQVLQGIRRAGKDIPVLFLTARDQVEDRVKGLELGADDYLVKPFAFSELLARVRTLLRRGGKAKESEFLRAADLELDLLRRRVTRAGKRIDLTAKEFALLELLLRRQGEVLPRSLIASQVWDMNFDSDTNVIEVAIKRLRVKIDEGFEPKLVRTVRGMGYVLEITD, encoded by the coding sequence ATGAAAATATTGGTCGTAGAAGATGAACCAAAGACCGGGATATACCTGAAACAAGGCCTCGTTGAGGCAGGTTTCGTAGTCGATCTGGTGGCTAACGGCCTGGATGGCTTGCATCTGGCGCTGACCGAGGCGCATGATCTGGCCATCCTTGATGTCATGCTGCCGGGTATCGATGGCTGGCAGGTGTTGCAGGGAATTCGGCGGGCCGGGAAGGATATACCCGTACTGTTCCTGACCGCCCGGGATCAGGTGGAAGACCGGGTCAAAGGCCTGGAGTTGGGGGCTGACGATTATCTGGTCAAACCGTTTGCTTTTTCGGAATTGCTGGCCCGCGTCAGAACCTTGTTGCGGCGGGGGGGCAAGGCAAAAGAGTCGGAGTTTCTGCGGGCGGCCGACCTTGAACTTGATCTCCTGCGGCGTCGGGTGACCCGTGCGGGGAAACGTATCGACCTGACCGCCAAGGAGTTTGCCTTGCTCGAACTATTGCTGCGCCGCCAGGGTGAGGTGTTGCCCCGTTCCTTGATCGCCTCCCAGGTTTGGGACATGAATTTCGATAGTGACACGAATGTCATTGAAGTCGCCATCAAACGCCTGCGGGTCAAGATTGACGAAGGCTTCGAACCGAAGCTGGTGCGCACGGTCAGAGGGATGGGCTACGTTTTGGAGATTACCGATTGA
- a CDS encoding TolC family protein — translation MSSHLSKGLYSSGKRAWYVVVLTSLAGCATFSNDGGFGSVEQTVHERLGKEVKWARSDKERATLQTRVDELLAKPLTVDDAIQLALFNNRGLQARFFDLGISEADLVQVGRLPNPHFSMLRASKPENGSREYKIEQALTFNIFALITMPLAVEVERRNFAQTQRLAIIEVARLAADTRQAYFTAVAAEESVRYLGKVKKGAEASAELARRMAQVGNFSKLRQAREQAFYADAALNLARAEQAATSSRERLARVLGLADRSVFQLPERLPDLPTAVNELPVLEQVALDQRLDLQATRLETEALASNLGLSKATRLINVLEVGPARVLEGARDSGYKKGYEISFELPIFDWGGAKVAKAEAIYMQAVERAAEAATTARSEVRESYHAYRTHYDIARHYRDEIVPLHKRISEENVLRYNGMLIGVFELLAEARTQIATVNSYIETLRDFWIAEGDLQMSMIGKPSLNTAARATVTATGRADH, via the coding sequence ATGTCTTCCCATCTCTCCAAAGGGCTGTACAGCAGCGGCAAGCGCGCCTGGTACGTGGTCGTCCTGACGAGTTTGGCGGGATGCGCCACTTTCTCCAATGACGGCGGCTTCGGCAGCGTTGAACAGACTGTCCACGAGCGGCTCGGCAAGGAAGTGAAGTGGGCGCGCAGCGACAAGGAGCGCGCAACCCTGCAAACTCGCGTCGATGAACTGCTGGCGAAACCGCTGACGGTGGACGACGCCATCCAGTTGGCGCTCTTCAACAACCGGGGGCTGCAGGCCCGCTTTTTTGATCTGGGGATCAGCGAGGCCGACCTGGTGCAGGTCGGTAGGCTGCCCAATCCGCACTTCTCGATGCTGCGGGCCAGCAAACCGGAAAACGGCAGTCGCGAATACAAGATCGAACAAGCGCTGACCTTCAATATCTTCGCCTTGATCACCATGCCACTAGCCGTCGAGGTCGAGCGGCGCAATTTTGCACAAACCCAGCGCCTGGCGATCATCGAGGTGGCCCGTCTGGCCGCCGACACCCGGCAGGCCTATTTCACCGCCGTCGCGGCCGAAGAGTCCGTGCGCTACCTAGGTAAAGTTAAAAAGGGTGCGGAGGCCAGCGCCGAACTGGCCCGCCGGATGGCGCAGGTGGGCAACTTCAGCAAACTGCGTCAGGCTCGGGAACAGGCGTTCTACGCCGATGCGGCGCTGAACCTGGCGCGGGCGGAACAGGCGGCCACCTCCTCCCGGGAGCGCCTGGCCAGAGTTCTTGGACTAGCCGACCGATCGGTTTTCCAGCTTCCCGAGCGGCTGCCGGACTTGCCGACGGCCGTCAATGAACTCCCCGTCCTGGAACAGGTGGCCCTCGATCAGCGCCTCGACCTGCAAGCCACTCGTCTCGAAACCGAAGCCCTGGCCAGTAACTTGGGATTGAGCAAGGCGACCCGCTTGATCAACGTTCTGGAGGTGGGGCCGGCCCGCGTCCTGGAAGGCGCCCGGGACAGCGGCTACAAGAAAGGCTACGAAATCAGCTTTGAGTTGCCGATCTTCGATTGGGGTGGCGCCAAGGTGGCCAAGGCCGAGGCCATCTATATGCAGGCGGTCGAACGGGCTGCCGAGGCCGCGACGACTGCGCGCTCGGAGGTTCGCGAAAGTTATCACGCCTATCGGACCCACTACGATATTGCCCGCCATTATCGCGACGAGATCGTGCCGCTCCACAAGCGGATTTCCGAAGAAAACGTGCTGCGCTACAACGGCATGCTGATTGGCGTGTTCGAGTTGCTTGCCGAGGCGCGAACGCAGATCGCGACGGTTAACAGCTATATCGAGACGTTGCGGGATTTCTGGATTGCCGAGGGCGATCTGCAGATGTCGATGATCGGCAAACCCTCGCTGAACACGGCGGCCCGCGCCACCGTCACGGCGACGGGTCGAGCCGACCACTGA
- a CDS encoding copper oxidase — protein MTSRREFFKNLGIAGGAVAAASVSSVAMAALPELVTMDKPDTMPPLQPPNGRSYNPVATLNGWTLPWRMNKGVKEFHLVAEPVVREIAPGMKAHLWGYNGQSPGPTIEVVEGDRVRIFVTNRLPEHTTIHWHGQRLPNGMDGVGGLNQKQIPVGKTFVYEFVARRPGTFMYHPHADEMTQMAMGMMGFWVTHPKSKHPLIEEVDRDFCFLLNAYDIDPGSYTPQVNTMLEFNLWTWNSRAFPGIDSLNVRKGDKVRIRMGNLTMTNHPMHLHGHEFVVSGTDGGPTPIGSRWPEVTTDVAVGQMRQIEFLADEEGDWAFHCHKSHHTMNAMGHDVPTMIGVDHRGVVKQITDLIPDYMVMGERGMADMGEMEMPIPDNTLPMMTGQGPYGAVEMGGMFSMLKVRRDQKPGNYRDPGWYKQPTGTQAHEWMGPVAEAPRATTHGGVSMPANGNPVNQELTVRKPGKHAGH, from the coding sequence ATGACTTCTCGTCGCGAATTTTTCAAGAACCTGGGGATAGCTGGTGGTGCCGTCGCCGCCGCTTCGGTCAGTTCCGTCGCCATGGCGGCGCTGCCCGAACTGGTAACGATGGACAAGCCGGATACCATGCCGCCGCTCCAGCCGCCCAACGGGCGCTCTTACAATCCAGTGGCGACCCTCAACGGCTGGACCTTGCCGTGGCGGATGAACAAGGGCGTCAAGGAATTCCATCTCGTCGCCGAACCGGTTGTTCGCGAAATCGCTCCGGGCATGAAAGCCCATTTGTGGGGCTACAACGGACAAAGCCCCGGCCCGACCATCGAGGTCGTCGAAGGCGACCGGGTGCGCATCTTCGTGACCAATCGGCTGCCGGAGCACACCACCATTCACTGGCACGGGCAGCGCCTGCCGAACGGTATGGATGGGGTGGGCGGCCTCAATCAGAAGCAAATTCCGGTCGGCAAGACCTTCGTCTATGAGTTCGTTGCACGACGCCCGGGTACCTTCATGTATCACCCGCATGCCGACGAGATGACCCAGATGGCCATGGGCATGATGGGTTTCTGGGTAACCCACCCGAAGAGCAAGCATCCGCTGATCGAGGAAGTCGACCGCGACTTCTGTTTCCTGCTCAACGCTTATGACATCGACCCGGGCAGCTATACACCGCAGGTCAATACGATGCTCGAGTTCAATCTGTGGACCTGGAACAGCCGGGCATTCCCAGGCATCGATTCGCTGAATGTCCGCAAGGGCGACAAAGTACGCATCCGCATGGGCAACCTGACGATGACCAATCACCCAATGCATTTGCACGGGCACGAGTTTGTCGTCAGTGGCACCGATGGCGGCCCGACGCCAATCGGTTCCCGCTGGCCGGAGGTGACGACCGATGTCGCGGTCGGCCAGATGCGACAGATCGAATTCCTGGCCGATGAGGAAGGCGATTGGGCTTTCCATTGCCACAAGAGCCATCACACGATGAATGCCATGGGACACGACGTGCCGACGATGATTGGCGTGGATCACCGGGGTGTCGTCAAGCAGATCACCGATTTGATTCCCGACTATATGGTGATGGGCGAACGCGGCATGGCGGACATGGGGGAGATGGAAATGCCGATTCCCGACAACACGCTCCCCATGATGACCGGCCAAGGACCCTATGGTGCGGTTGAAATGGGCGGCATGTTCTCGATGCTGAAAGTGCGTCGCGATCAGAAGCCGGGGAATTATCGCGACCCCGGCTGGTACAAGCAGCCCACCGGTACTCAGGCCCACGAATGGATGGGGCCGGTCGCCGAGGCCCCACGAGCGACCACTCACGGTGGAGTGTCGATGCCAGCGAACGGTAACCCGGTGAACCAGGAACTAACCGTTCGCAAACCCGGCAAACATGCCGGCCACTAA
- a CDS encoding cupredoxin family protein, with product MRNRCDLALLVMLSMPGFAAYGDENHTAPTKQPAGKPSGQHAADLGRPASISAATRTVEVAMGDSMRFKPERIETRRGETIRFVVRNQGQVKHEFVLGTPAELKKHAALMAKFPQMEHDDPNAVSVEPGKTAEFAWTFAKKGSFDFACLVPGHFEAGMRGKIIVHR from the coding sequence ATGCGCAATCGTTGTGATCTTGCCTTGCTCGTCATGCTGTCCATGCCCGGTTTTGCCGCCTACGGCGATGAAAACCACACCGCTCCGACCAAACAGCCGGCGGGCAAACCATCCGGTCAACATGCCGCCGACCTCGGCAGACCGGCGTCGATCAGCGCGGCCACCCGGACGGTCGAAGTGGCTATGGGCGACAGCATGCGTTTCAAACCCGAGCGCATCGAAACCAGACGAGGAGAAACGATTCGCTTTGTTGTGCGCAACCAGGGGCAAGTCAAACACGAATTTGTGCTGGGCACGCCGGCGGAATTGAAGAAACACGCCGCACTGATGGCGAAGTTCCCGCAGATGGAACACGACGACCCGAATGCGGTGTCGGTGGAACCCGGAAAGACCGCGGAATTCGCCTGGACGTTCGCGAAAAAAGGGAGTTTCGATTTCGCCTGCCTCGTTCCGGGACACTTCGAAGCGGGGATGAGAGGCAAGATCATTGTGCACCGCTAG
- a CDS encoding YnfA family protein has protein sequence MLEFVKVLGLFAITALAEILGCYLPWLVLTQQRSVWLLIPAAVSLGLFAWLLTLHPGAAGRIYAAYGGVYVAIALIWLWRIDGVVPTRWDLVGSAVTLAGMAIIMLQPARSV, from the coding sequence ATGCTTGAGTTCGTCAAAGTTCTGGGATTGTTCGCCATAACCGCGCTGGCCGAGATTCTCGGCTGCTATCTGCCGTGGCTGGTGCTGACCCAGCAGCGTTCAGTTTGGCTGTTGATCCCCGCCGCCGTTTCCTTGGGGCTGTTTGCCTGGCTGCTGACCCTGCATCCAGGTGCCGCCGGACGAATCTACGCCGCCTACGGCGGTGTCTACGTGGCGATTGCCCTGATCTGGCTATGGCGGATCGATGGCGTTGTGCCGACCCGATGGGATCTTGTCGGCAGTGCGGTCACGTTGGCCGGTATGGCGATCATTATGCTCCAACCGGCTCGGTCCGTTTGA
- a CDS encoding heavy metal translocating P-type ATPase gives MSLDPNPKPLQETAHCGCAGGCSVAAPAVAETPAAADLAQSDGVPVFVIPTMDCPNEENDIRRAVAGIDGIRSLRFQLSARTVSIDATTDALDAALAAIRQAGFSPKAVSADQAATENVGISELWRSVLALGLAVGAEALDFFAPDTLPFKGFGMTLAVVAIWLSGISTYSKGVAALRRGQLNMNALMGVAVTGAFLIGQWPEAAMVMALYAIAELIEARSVDRARNAIKGLLDLTPETAEVRQADGTWLEVPAAEVKLEACVRVKPGARIPLDGQVTAGTSAVNQAPVTGESIPIDKVVGDPVFAGTINETGILEFRVTAAADNTTLARIIHAVEQAQGTQAPTQRFVDRFAAIYTPAVFGIAVAVAILTPWLLGWTWTQALYKALVLLVIACPCALVLATPVTVVSGLAAAARRGILIKGGVYLEEARKLRVIALDKTGTITEGKPRLVATELLHSAVPESQVLSWAASLAGHSDHPVSKAIATGLKLPENGLTDFVALAGRGIEARTDGQLLVLGNHRLIEERALCSAEIEARLQVHETQGRTVTMLASVKQVLAIFAVADTIKESSREAVADLHRLGVVSVMLTGDNVATAASIAKEAGIDDARGNLLPEDKLAAIEDLQSRYGPTAMTGDGINDAPALARADIGVAMGAAGTDTAMEAADVVIMNDDLRRIPETIRLSRRTHAVLWQNIGLALGIKAIFLGLAVFGNATMWMAVFADMGASLLVVGNGVRLLRK, from the coding sequence ATGAGTCTTGATCCCAACCCGAAGCCCCTTCAGGAAACCGCTCATTGCGGATGTGCCGGTGGCTGTTCAGTAGCAGCGCCCGCAGTCGCTGAAACCCCGGCAGCCGCCGATCTCGCTCAAAGCGATGGCGTGCCCGTTTTCGTGATTCCAACCATGGACTGCCCGAACGAGGAGAATGACATCCGTCGGGCGGTGGCCGGTATCGACGGCATCCGTTCCCTGCGTTTCCAACTGTCGGCACGCACCGTTTCGATAGATGCGACGACGGATGCCCTCGATGCCGCCTTGGCCGCTATCCGCCAGGCGGGGTTCAGCCCCAAAGCGGTGTCGGCAGATCAAGCGGCAACGGAAAACGTCGGCATCAGTGAGTTATGGCGAAGTGTTCTGGCGCTGGGGCTGGCCGTCGGTGCGGAAGCGCTGGATTTCTTCGCGCCCGACACACTGCCTTTCAAGGGCTTCGGAATGACATTGGCCGTCGTCGCCATCTGGCTATCCGGCATTTCAACCTATAGCAAAGGCGTGGCGGCATTGCGGCGCGGGCAGCTAAACATGAACGCTCTGATGGGCGTGGCGGTGACCGGCGCCTTCCTCATTGGCCAGTGGCCCGAGGCGGCGATGGTCATGGCCTTGTATGCGATTGCCGAACTGATCGAAGCCCGCTCCGTGGATCGGGCGCGTAACGCCATCAAAGGCCTGCTCGACCTGACGCCGGAGACGGCGGAAGTTCGGCAGGCTGATGGCACGTGGCTGGAAGTACCAGCCGCAGAGGTAAAGCTGGAGGCCTGCGTTCGGGTCAAACCCGGCGCCAGGATACCGCTCGATGGTCAGGTGACGGCAGGAACCAGTGCAGTCAATCAGGCGCCGGTCACCGGCGAAAGCATCCCGATTGACAAGGTGGTGGGCGACCCGGTATTCGCCGGCACGATCAACGAAACCGGCATCCTGGAGTTCCGTGTCACGGCCGCTGCCGACAACACCACACTGGCCCGCATCATCCACGCGGTCGAACAGGCGCAGGGGACGCAAGCGCCAACCCAACGCTTCGTGGATCGGTTTGCCGCAATCTACACCCCGGCCGTGTTCGGTATCGCGGTTGCCGTGGCCATTTTAACCCCCTGGCTCCTCGGCTGGACCTGGACGCAGGCGCTCTACAAAGCCCTAGTGCTGTTGGTCATCGCTTGCCCCTGCGCGCTGGTGCTTGCCACGCCGGTAACGGTGGTTAGCGGCCTGGCGGCAGCAGCCCGACGAGGCATCCTGATCAAGGGCGGCGTTTATCTTGAAGAGGCCCGCAAACTGCGCGTCATTGCCCTCGACAAAACCGGCACCATCACTGAAGGCAAACCCCGTCTGGTCGCCACGGAACTGCTTCACTCGGCGGTCCCCGAATCCCAGGTGCTTTCCTGGGCGGCCAGCCTGGCAGGGCACTCGGACCATCCGGTCTCAAAAGCGATTGCGACCGGTCTAAAGCTTCCGGAAAATGGCTTGACCGATTTTGTCGCACTCGCCGGACGAGGTATTGAAGCGCGCACGGATGGCCAACTCCTCGTCCTCGGCAATCATCGCCTGATTGAGGAACGCGCTCTGTGTAGTGCCGAGATCGAGGCTCGCCTTCAGGTGCACGAGACGCAAGGCCGGACCGTCACCATGCTGGCATCGGTAAAGCAGGTGCTGGCAATTTTTGCAGTGGCGGACACCATCAAGGAAAGCTCACGGGAGGCGGTGGCCGATCTGCACCGTCTCGGTGTCGTCTCGGTCATGCTGACCGGCGACAATGTGGCGACGGCCGCGAGCATCGCCAAGGAAGCCGGCATCGACGACGCCCGGGGCAATCTTCTGCCAGAGGACAAACTGGCGGCCATCGAAGATTTGCAAAGTCGCTATGGCCCGACCGCGATGACCGGCGACGGCATCAACGACGCGCCAGCGCTGGCCCGGGCCGACATCGGCGTGGCCATGGGCGCGGCGGGCACGGACACGGCGATGGAAGCGGCCGACGTGGTAATCATGAACGACGACCTGCGGCGTATTCCAGAGACCATTCGCCTGTCCCGGCGCACCCATGCGGTCCTCTGGCAAAACATCGGGCTGGCCCTGGGGATCAAGGCGATCTTTCTCGGACTCGCCGTTTTCGGTAATGCGACCATGTGGATGGCGGTCTTCGCCGACATGGGCGCGAGTCTGCTGGTGGTGGGTAACGGCGTGCGACTACTGCGCAAATGA
- a CDS encoding lipoprotein signal peptidase: MIPDKPMMDRYRWLGLAIGVALADQGAKHWIAGTFPLGAGETVLPFFNLVHILNSGAAFSFLANAGGWQRYVFIALALVVSVGLTVMLLKGVANRWEGWGYSLFLGGAVGNLVDRLGRGAVVDYLDFHAGGWHWPAFNLADTALCLSAFILLLGTLLSSAQSKAPT, from the coding sequence ATGATCCCGGATAAGCCCATGATGGACCGGTACCGCTGGCTGGGGTTGGCCATCGGTGTGGCCTTGGCGGACCAAGGGGCCAAGCATTGGATCGCGGGGACCTTCCCCTTGGGCGCAGGCGAAACGGTGTTACCGTTTTTCAATCTCGTCCACATCCTGAATAGCGGCGCAGCCTTCAGTTTTCTCGCGAATGCCGGCGGTTGGCAACGCTATGTCTTCATTGCCCTCGCCTTGGTCGTCTCGGTGGGGCTGACCGTCATGTTGCTCAAAGGCGTGGCGAACCGGTGGGAAGGGTGGGGGTATAGCCTGTTCCTCGGCGGTGCCGTCGGCAACCTGGTAGATCGCTTGGGCCGGGGAGCGGTCGTGGATTATCTGGACTTCCATGCCGGCGGCTGGCACTGGCCAGCCTTCAATCTCGCCGATACGGCGCTTTGTCTGAGCGCCTTTATTCTTCTTTTGGGAACCTTGCTGTCGTCAGCTCAAAGCAAGGCGCCCACTTAG
- a CDS encoding protein-disulfide reductase DsbD N-terminal domain-containing protein, whose translation MQILAINQNEEHKLAQRSFSLFDRRTLSALMLMGLVHCTSAAEEPLPPDQAFRLKASLKGSDTVVAEIIPAKKHYLYKNKVRFALKNASGVMIKEVKLPSGEMKNDPYFGLIEVYKSPVVAEIVLERAPKSKVFTLYASYQGCNEKLGICYPPIEKTVDMKFD comes from the coding sequence ATGCAAATCCTGGCTATAAACCAAAACGAGGAACACAAATTGGCTCAACGATCCTTCTCCCTATTTGACCGTCGCACGTTGTCTGCCTTGATGCTCATGGGCCTGGTCCATTGCACTTCGGCAGCCGAGGAACCCTTGCCTCCTGATCAGGCGTTTCGGCTCAAGGCATCCCTGAAGGGTAGCGATACGGTGGTGGCTGAAATCATTCCTGCCAAGAAGCACTACCTCTACAAGAACAAGGTCCGCTTCGCCTTGAAGAACGCCAGCGGCGTCATGATTAAGGAGGTGAAGCTACCTTCCGGCGAGATGAAGAACGACCCCTATTTTGGGCTGATTGAAGTCTATAAATCGCCCGTCGTCGCGGAAATCGTTCTGGAACGCGCTCCCAAGTCTAAAGTCTTCACCCTTTATGCGTCTTATCAGGGGTGCAATGAGAAACTCGGCATCTGTTATCCGCCGATTGAGAAAACCGTTGACATGAAGTTCGATTGA
- a CDS encoding DUF411 domain-containing protein → MLKKLIACLLATTALQGALAAQLPEVTVYKDPDCGCCTEWVKHMQESGFQVKQVNTRAMDVERQRFGVPPHLASCHTAKVGGYTVEGHVPASAVKKMLAEKPSVGGLTIPGMPANAPGMGPHIVGTLKVYTLPKAGESSRLYSVE, encoded by the coding sequence ATGTTGAAAAAGCTCATTGCCTGCCTGTTAGCGACCACCGCACTACAGGGTGCCCTTGCGGCACAACTGCCCGAAGTAACCGTCTATAAGGATCCTGATTGCGGCTGCTGCACCGAGTGGGTCAAGCACATGCAAGAGTCCGGTTTTCAGGTGAAGCAGGTCAATACCCGAGCCATGGACGTGGAACGGCAACGGTTTGGGGTACCCCCACATTTGGCTAGTTGCCATACCGCGAAAGTTGGCGGCTACACCGTGGAAGGTCATGTGCCCGCCTCCGCCGTCAAGAAAATGCTGGCCGAAAAGCCGTCGGTAGGAGGCCTGACCATTCCGGGCATGCCGGCCAATGCCCCAGGCATGGGGCCGCACATCGTGGGAACGCTCAAGGTATATACCTTGCCCAAAGCGGGTGAGTCGTCGCGCCTCTACTCGGTCGAATAG
- a CDS encoding TolC family protein — protein MSRSKSVSRTTFLPARLLVAGLCSLAALATGDLWAQSTPAPAGALITLSQAFEAAWARQPEAQSLDLRRDAAEAHRQVAGSWTAQPPSLDLSGKTDQLSKNQGSREYAVGVALPLWLPGERSRQGALADAESKAVDSRVTAAQLRTAAAVRDAWWNWQRARGEQSLARERMVSAQKLAEDVRRRTKAGDLARSDQHQADGAAASAEVALAESGSLLAASIQHLRALIGKLPDETAADGPETPPAVPADFTALDATHPAVVELFDRAEVARRSADLASVQTRNNPELLLATTRERGAFGDDYQQTVTLGVRIPFGSDSRNRAKLGLARAEALETEGLLRLERERLAADLEAARVRVESGRTQLAAAEKRAQLARESRGFFDKSFRLGESDLPTRLRIELEAVEAERQNARARIELAAAISALRQALGLLPEQK, from the coding sequence ATGTCTCGAAGCAAATCGGTTTCACGAACTACCTTTTTACCGGCCCGCCTACTCGTGGCCGGGCTGTGCTCGCTCGCTGCGCTAGCGACCGGCGACTTATGGGCGCAATCGACGCCAGCCCCCGCTGGTGCCTTGATTACCCTGTCGCAAGCCTTTGAGGCTGCTTGGGCACGGCAACCCGAAGCGCAATCCCTCGATCTGCGGCGCGATGCTGCCGAAGCGCATCGGCAGGTTGCCGGCAGTTGGACGGCCCAACCACCTTCGCTGGATTTGTCTGGCAAGACCGACCAACTGAGCAAGAATCAAGGCAGCCGCGAATACGCGGTGGGCGTCGCCTTGCCGCTGTGGCTACCCGGCGAACGCTCTCGTCAGGGCGCCTTGGCCGACGCCGAATCCAAAGCCGTGGATAGCCGGGTGACGGCCGCGCAACTGCGCACTGCCGCCGCCGTGCGTGATGCCTGGTGGAACTGGCAGCGGGCACGTGGCGAACAGTCGCTGGCCCGCGAACGCATGGTCAGCGCGCAAAAACTGGCAGAAGATGTCCGTCGCCGAACCAAGGCCGGCGACCTGGCCCGCTCGGACCAGCATCAGGCCGATGGCGCGGCGGCAAGCGCCGAGGTTGCGCTGGCGGAAAGTGGCAGCCTGCTGGCTGCCAGCATTCAACATCTGCGCGCCTTGATCGGCAAGCTGCCGGATGAGACAGCAGCCGACGGACCGGAAACCCCGCCGGCGGTGCCTGCCGACTTCACCGCCCTGGATGCGACCCACCCGGCGGTCGTCGAACTGTTCGACCGGGCCGAAGTCGCTCGCCGCAGTGCCGATCTGGCCAGCGTGCAGACCAGGAACAATCCCGAACTGTTGTTGGCCACTACCCGCGAGCGGGGCGCTTTCGGCGACGACTATCAGCAGACCGTCACGCTCGGCGTACGCATCCCGTTTGGTTCGGATAGCCGCAATCGCGCCAAGCTCGGGCTGGCCCGTGCCGAAGCCCTCGAAACCGAGGGGCTGCTTCGCCTCGAACGCGAGCGCCTGGCAGCCGACCTGGAAGCGGCGCGGGTGCGCGTCGAATCGGGTCGCACGCAACTGGCGGCCGCCGAGAAACGCGCCCAACTGGCGCGCGAGTCGCGGGGCTTTTTCGACAAGTCCTTCCGCCTGGGCGAAAGCGATCTGCCGACCCGCTTGCGTATCGAACTCGAAGCCGTCGAAGCCGAACGGCAAAACGCCCGCGCCCGGATTGAGCTGGCCGCTGCGATCTCCGCCCTGCGCCAGGCGCTGGGCCTGCTCCCCGAACAAAAATGA